One genomic segment of Bradyrhizobium diazoefficiens includes these proteins:
- a CDS encoding 5-(carboxyamino)imidazole ribonucleotide synthase: protein MTDAKQVKLKPGDTIGILGGGQLGRMLAMAAARLGLRCQVFSPDPDSPAFDVVLNATCAEYADVEALELFAHDVDVITYEFENVPSAAAMVLDARRPVLPNRKILETTQDRLAEKDFVTKLGIGTAAYADVTSVASLREAILRIGLPAVLKTRRFGYDGKGQAIIRQGDDIAKVWTSLTTKSAILEAFIPYEREISVIAARSATGEVECFDVTENEHRDHILKISRAPAPIPDGLAEEARSVAGKIATALDYVGVLAVEMFVLANGTGPKVLVNEIAPRVHNSGHWTLDGASVSQFEQHIRAIAGWPLGKPVRHGELVTMTNLIGDEIHDYEKWLGAPGATVHIYGKGAPRPGRKMGHVTEVRPTKAG, encoded by the coding sequence GTGACTGATGCAAAGCAGGTGAAGCTGAAGCCCGGCGACACCATCGGAATCCTCGGTGGCGGACAATTGGGGCGGATGCTGGCGATGGCCGCGGCGCGGCTGGGCCTGCGCTGCCAGGTGTTCTCGCCCGATCCGGATTCGCCGGCCTTCGACGTCGTGCTGAACGCGACCTGCGCCGAATATGCCGACGTCGAGGCGCTCGAGCTGTTCGCCCATGACGTCGACGTCATCACCTACGAATTCGAGAACGTGCCGTCGGCGGCTGCGATGGTGCTGGATGCGCGCCGCCCGGTGCTGCCGAACCGCAAGATCCTGGAGACCACCCAGGATCGGCTCGCCGAGAAGGATTTCGTGACGAAGCTCGGAATCGGCACCGCGGCCTACGCCGACGTCACTTCGGTGGCCTCGCTGCGCGAGGCAATCCTGAGGATCGGCCTGCCGGCCGTGCTGAAGACCCGCCGCTTCGGCTATGACGGCAAGGGCCAGGCCATCATCCGCCAGGGCGACGACATCGCCAAGGTGTGGACCAGCCTCACCACCAAATCGGCGATCCTGGAAGCCTTCATCCCATACGAGCGCGAGATCTCCGTAATCGCCGCGCGTTCGGCGACGGGTGAGGTCGAGTGCTTCGACGTCACCGAGAACGAGCACCGCGACCACATCCTGAAGATATCGCGCGCGCCTGCGCCGATTCCGGACGGGCTCGCCGAGGAAGCGCGCAGCGTCGCCGGCAAGATCGCAACCGCACTCGACTATGTCGGCGTGCTCGCGGTGGAGATGTTCGTGCTCGCCAATGGCACCGGGCCGAAGGTGCTGGTCAACGAGATCGCCCCGCGCGTGCACAATTCCGGGCACTGGACGCTCGACGGCGCATCGGTCTCGCAATTCGAGCAGCATATCCGCGCCATCGCCGGCTGGCCGCTCGGCAAGCCCGTGCGCCATGGCGAGCTCGTCACGATGACCAATCTGATCGGCGACGAGATCCACGATTACGAGAAGTGGCTCGGCGCGCCGGGCGCGACCGTGCACATCTACGGCAAGGGCGCGCCGCGCCCCGGCCGCAAGATGGGCCACGTCACCGAAGTCAGGCCGACGAAGGCCGGGTAG
- the purE gene encoding 5-(carboxyamino)imidazole ribonucleotide mutase, giving the protein MTAPIAIIMGSQSDWETMRHAADTLAALGVAADTRIVSAHRTPDRLFAFAKGAKAAGYKIIIAGAGGAAHLPGMAAALTELPVFGVPVESRTLKGIDSLYSIVQMPAGIPVGTLAIGKAGAINAALLAASVLALSDPALSDRLAAWRKAQTEAVAERPEDKA; this is encoded by the coding sequence ATGACCGCGCCGATCGCCATCATCATGGGAAGCCAGTCGGACTGGGAGACGATGCGGCATGCGGCCGACACGCTCGCAGCGCTCGGCGTTGCCGCCGACACCCGCATCGTTTCGGCTCACCGCACGCCGGATCGGCTGTTTGCCTTCGCCAAGGGCGCCAAGGCGGCGGGCTACAAGATCATCATCGCCGGCGCCGGCGGCGCGGCCCACCTGCCCGGCATGGCCGCGGCACTGACGGAACTGCCGGTGTTCGGCGTTCCCGTCGAATCCAGGACGCTCAAGGGCATCGATTCGCTCTATTCGATCGTGCAGATGCCCGCGGGCATCCCGGTCGGCACCCTCGCCATCGGCAAGGCCGGCGCGATCAACGCGGCGCTGCTTGCCGCGTCCGTGCTGGCATTGTCCGACCCGGCTCTGTCCGATCGCCTCGCCGCCTGGCGCAAGGCGCAGACCGAGGCGGTTGCCGAGCGCCCGGAGGACAAGGCGTGA